A region of the Candidatus Paceibacterota bacterium genome:
TGACGGATACCCGAGAACACATAAGCAAGCAGAACTGCTTCGGGAGCAAGTCGGCACACGTGTCGAGATTATCCCCATGCTTCTCAAGGTGTCTGACGAAGACTGTTTTAATCGAATGCCGGGTCGTCAGATTACTGAGAAGCGAACTGATGACACCCATGAAAGACTTGCTCATCGACTCCAGGTTTTTTCAGAGTCATTTGGCAGGTTTGACAGTTCGAGTCCTTGTCTTGCAATGACGCTCAAGCAGTTATCGACGTTGCCCGAACACGCAATCGCCTCTAGGGGGTATTTCGAAAACGGTTTCATAAACATTGACGCCAGCCAAAGTAAGGAAAACGTGGCAACTCAAGTTACTGAGTTGCTTGCTGAAGCGCTCGAGTTCATTAATCAGGTACGTCCATCAGTTGGGCGACG
Encoded here:
- a CDS encoding nucleoside monophosphate kinase; the protein is MVGKVRPNRPNRMVCVVLVGKPFSGKSEARKTLESLYGAASQTSSTSILEAISAGVFTDESDEARRHADIQQLLADVGGKMQCGALVEDRIVVKSFMHGFNSRIPQITRSNMFVSDGYPRTHKQAELLREQVGTRVEIIPMLLKVSDEDCFNRMPGRQITEKRTDDTHERLAHRLQVFSESFGRFDSSSPCLAMTLKQLSTLPEHAIASRGYFENGFINIDASQSKENVATQVTELLAEALEFINQVRPSVGRRGDKLLT